ATGGGGGCTTCTACAAGTCAGATTATCCTACGTGTGTTACTTCCAGAGTCTAGACCAGGTCTCTTAGCAGCGATAACCATTACCGTGGTTACGCTTGTGTCCTACACCGCAATGGCGGGTCAAGTAGGCGGAGGTGGATTAGGTGACCTAGCCATCCGTTACGGTTACTATCGTTATGAGATGGAAGTGATGTTGATATCCGTAGCACTGATAATCGTATTAGTACAATTACTTCAAATGGCAGGAGATCGGCTTGTACGTCATTTTATAAGAAAATAATGGTTGCGTGATTATAGTAATACCCGAATATAAATTCGGTCGCATATAATTCATATTATTCTTATCGAAGAAAAGGGGAATGGACAAATGAAGAAATGGACACTTGGTTTTGTAAGTATCGCACTGGTAGTAGCCTTATCGGCATGCGGTAAAAGTGATGAAACAACATTGAAGGTGGGGGCTACAGTTGTACCTCACGCAGAGATTTTAAAGCATATTAAACCACAGCTAGAAAAAGAAGGAATCAAACTAGAAATTATAGAATTCACAGATTATGTTCAACCCAATACACAGTTATATGAGAAACAATTAGATGCTAATTTCTTCCAACACCAACCTTATCTTGATGTTGAGAACAATAAACGCAGTATGGATCTTGTCTCTGTAACATCTGTTCATGTGGAGCCTCTTGGAGCGTATTCCAAAAAGTACAAATCTATCGATGAGCTACCAGAGGGTGCTAAAATTGCTATTCCAAATGATGCAACCAATGGCGGTCGGGCGCTTAGCCTATTAGCTAAGAGTGGCTTAATTAAGCTTCAGGATGAGAATAAAGTAGAGTCTAAGCTAAGTGATATTACCGAGAATCCGAAGAAATTTGTAATTACAGAGAATGATGCAGCTATTTTACCGCGTCAACTGGAGGAAGTTGATCTAGCTGTTATTAATACAAACTTTGTTCTTGATGCGGGTCTAGATCCAGTCAATGATGCACTTATCATTGAAGGTAAAGACAATCCGTATGCGAATATTCTAGTAGCACGTCCAGATAACAAAGATTCGGAAGCTATCAAAAAATTAGTGGATGCACTAACATCTGATGACGTTAGAAAATTCATTGAAGATAACTACAAAGGCGCTGTAATACCAGCATTTTAAAGAGGTTATTTGATTATAACGATTATGCGATTCAACTATCCAATCCCGCAGGACCAATTTGGTTCTGCGGGATTTATATTTGTAGCGTAGACTTAAATCTTTTATACTTAAAGAATCATCGTTGTTTGGAGGAGGAGTAGACTTGAATGGTAGAGTAGCCCTAATTACGGGTAGTGCAAAGGGGTTAGGTAAGACGACTGCGCTGGCATTAGCCGATCAAGGTTGTCATATTGCTCTTAATTATGTCCATAGTGCCGCGGAGGCTGAACAATTACGTGCTACCATTCAAGCTAAAGGTGTGCAATGTATAGCTGTTCGTGCAGATATTTCAGATTCGAAGCAGCTTGAAGAGCTAGTAGATAAAGTAAGTCAACAGCTAGGAAGTCCAGATATTGTTGTGAACAACGCCGGTCCATTTATTCGTGAGCGCAGGTTGTTCCTTGAATATACGCAGGCCGAGATTATATCCCTCATTCAAGGAAACTTGATTGGGGCAATGCTACTTGATCACTTAGTTATTCCCTCAATGCGCAAGAAGAACTGGGGACGGATTATTCATTTCGGATTTGGTCATGCGGGGGAGGCAAGAGCTTGGCCACATCGTGCTGTTTATGCAGCAGCTAAGACAGGGCTTGTCTCATTCACGAAGACATTAGCAGTGGAAGAGGCTCCCTATGGTATTACGGTGAACATGGTGTGTCCAGGAGATATCAGGGGAATGAACAAAGAAAAATCAATTGCAGAGGTTGAGCATGTAGAGGATTTGGAGACTCCGCGGGGTAGACCTGGGAGTGGAGAGGATATTGCACGGGTTATTCAGTATTTATGTCACAAGGATTCTGACTTTATCACAGGGAACATCATGGATATTTCTGGAGGCCTTGATCCCATAAGACCATGGATAAGTAATCAAGGATAAACGAGTTTGTCATCTCCGTAGGAGACATTCGTTTACCCATGAAATAAGGATAGAAATTTTATACTTTCAAATATTATAAAAAAAGTCTTGGTAGACTCTTTCGAGGAGACCAAGACTTCATTGTTTACCATATATTTGTTTCTATATTTCTATAGATGTAGGATTTAGAATACTTGGACAACTTCTTGTATACCTTCAACTTCTTCAAGAAGTGCACGTTCAATCCCAGCTTTCAAAGTAATGGTGGAGCTTGGGCAACTGCCGCAGGCACCCATTAATCTGAGTTTTATGATGCCGTCTTCTACGTCGACCAATTCCACGTCACCGCCATCGCGTTGTAGGAACGGACGAAGTTTATCCAACACTTCTAATACCTCATCATACATGGTACTTTGTGCGTTTTCGCTCATTTTGTTCAACTCCTTCCTAAGTGTTATTATAGTACAAATGATCACAAAATAAAATGGCTATATAGATTGAACTAAAGTTTACGTCTTCCATGTTAGTCTTTAGTTCTTCTATATAAGTAAAGCAGGTGAAATGAGAATGAGACCTATCATAGAATTTTGCACGAATAATATGCATTTCGGTACGGATGAAGTGATGGATAAATTGGAGTCCAACCCTGATTATGATGTCATTGAATATGGTTGCCTGAGCAACTGTGGCCAATGCTACATGATGCCCTACGCTATGGTTAATGGTGAAAACGTGTCAGCGAACAGCTCCGATGAATTATATAATGTCATTATAGAAAAGATCAAGGAAGCAGAAGCTTGGGAGAACCTAGACTTAGATTAACCTAAATGACGTTTAGATAACCAGAGTACACCACTTTTTAGAATACGTGGAACTCGTCCCATAACGGATGTTTTACCCATAAGTCCAAATCCAGCCTTCTTGCCTAATGCCCCTAAAGTACCTTTGAGGTGGAGAGCATTCAGTTTCGGTGTCTCTCCTCGCCACAAAGCGAGAATAACATGAGCTACTTGTTCTGCTTGTGCGCCGGCAGCTTGTGCACTTGGAGCGAAGGGTAGACTTGCACAATCTCCAATGACATACACATCAGTATATTCTGGTATTTGAGAAAAAGAATTGAGTATAACTCTTCCACCGGGGTCCTTAGCAATCAGGAGATCCTGAACGACTTTGACAGGTTGAATACCTGCTGTCCAAATCGTCTCATCACTGAGAATCGTTTCATCTCCATTATACAGCACGCCATCTTCTACACGTGTTATTGAAATTTGAGAACGAGTAGCAACATCATGTGACTGAAACCAATGTTCTACATAGACAGATAATTTAGATGGAAATGAGGATAACACACGGTTACCTCGATCGAGAATGGCGATATTAAGATCAGGTCTACTCTCACGAAGTTCTGCTGCTAGCTCTACACCACTAAGTCCACCCCCAACAATATTAACGTTCCCATAAGGCTTCACATTGTTCAATTGCTGATAGGTCTGACGTGTATTTGAGAAGGTCTGAATGCTTCTAGTGTACTCCTCGGCACCTTCAATGCCATGATAACGATCGGTACATCCTAAAGCGATGACTAAATAATCATATTCAATGATATCTGATTGCGATAAGAGTACTCTTTTACCTTCTAGATCAATGGAAGTAATTTCACCGTATTTGATGGTGAGCTTAGGGTGTATTGGAAAGGAGACACGTAGATCGAAATCAGATGCTGTTCCAGCTGCTAGTGCATAATATTCTGTTTTGAGTCCTTGAAAGGGCATTCGATCAATCAATACCAATTCTACATCTTCAGGAAGATGGTTATTAAGGAGCTCTTGAATGATCGCGAGTCCTCCATATCCTCCGCCAAGTACGACCAATTTTCTCATAACATAATACCTCTCTTTATCCGCACATAGATGCTACTTGCGTGCTATTCGTACACTTGGATCTCATTATAGAAAGTGTCACGTTCAACTGGAATGCGTCCAGCTCCTTTAATGAGCCAGATTAACTCTTTGCGAGTTAAGCCTTCTGGAGTTAAAGCGCCTGCTGCGTGGCTAATACGTTCTTTAATGATGGTGCCATGAACATCGGAAGCACCGAAACTTAGAGCAACTTGGGTTAATTGAGCACCAATATTAATGAAATAGGCTTTGATATGATCGATATTGTCCAGCATTAGGCGGCTAATGGCGATGGTCTTAAGATCCTCATAAGCAGAGTTGCGACGCATAATTCCCGCGTTCTTATTCTTCGGTTGCATGGACAAAGGAATGAACACCATAAATCCATTGGTTTCGTCTTGAAGCTCACGAATTTGAACCATATGCCGAATTCGATCTTCATGACTTTCGATAGAGCCGTATAACATGGTCGTATGTGTCTTCATACCCAATTGATGAGCAGAACGATGCACGTCTAAATATTGTTCCACATTCGCTTTATCGACTTTCATTTTTTGACGGTATTGATCTGATAAAATTTCAGCCCCACCACCCGTTAGGGACTGCAATCCAGCCTTCTGAAGACTTTGTAATACTTCAGTAGTACTGAGACCGCTTATCCGCGTGAAAAATTCAATCTCAGCAGCTGTGTAAGCCTTTAATGTTACATCGGGATAATGATCGGTTAAAGTTTGTAAGGAGTCTACATAGTATTGGAAAGGTACGTGACTATTATGTCCACCAACAATATGGAATTCGCGAATACCTGGGTGAATATGTTGATCGACGTACTGAACCATCTCTTCACCTGAAAGCGTATATGAACCGTCTTCTCCTTGGTCTTTACGGAAATTACAGAAAGCGCAATAAGATTCACATACGTTCGTGAAATATAGGCTCATGTTCTCAATGAAGTATACTTTTTTTCCGTTTTTGCGTAAGTTTACTTGGTTAGCTAGCTGCCCTAATGTCAAAATATCATCGCTTTCATATAGATAGACACCGTCTTCAATGGAAAGACGTTCGCCATTCTGTACCTTTTCTATGATCGCTGTCATTTTGTTATCTGTAAAAGGCGTTACGAGTGTAGACATCGTGATCGTTCCTCCTGTTCGATAGACCCTTGTCTATTTGTGAATAAATACTGACAATTATCTCTACTTCATTCCTTTCCTATTATAGACCTCTGTTTGCAGGCTTCGCAATATGATGAAGAGGAAAAAAGGGGTTGACTATAAGAGAAGTTCACTGATTCACTTGAGGGCAACGAGGTTGTGGAGTATACTTGGGATAGGAACAATTAGAAATAAGTTAGACACTCGTTAGATTGAGTAACACTTGTCTATGTAAGTGGAATCAAGAAAGAAGTTTAGAAAGAGGAGGTTAAACCATGATTAATATTAGCGAAACAGCATCAGATAAATTAAAAGTGATGCTCTCTGAACAAGAACTTCCCAATATGTTTCTTCGTCTTGGTGTACAACCAGGTGGATGCAGCGGTTTCTCATACGCCATGGGATTTGACGATGATGAGACAGAGAACGATCTATATATGAATGTGAATGACATGAAAATTGTCGTGGATAAAGAAAGCATTAAATATTTGGATGGCCTGGAAATTGATTTCGAAGAGTCAGGTATGTCAGGGGGCTTTACCATCAATAATCCGAATGCATCAGCTACGTGCGGTTGTGGATCAAGCTTCCGTACAGCGAAGGATGCAGGGAAGCCAGCTGCTGAGGGCGAGTGTTAATTGAGGTTAAAGAACGTTCGAGGTATAAGTAACAATAGTTAAATGTACGTGAATTCCAACCTCTTGAACCGTGGTGTGACATTTGCACACGCTTCTAGGAGGTTTTTTTGTTATGTTGTATGGTATCCAATTCAAAATACCTACCAACATTCCGATAAAAAAGGAATGTTGGTAGGTATTTTGATAATTGATTAGGAGGCAGGGGTTATAAATGTATGATTGATCATCAGGACGACCATAGAAGCTGCTGCTATCGAAAAGGCAATACAGCTCATACCAAGAATACTTCGTTTTTTCTTTATAAAATTAAAGCCGATGGCAAAGATCAACACGGTCGTCAAAGCAAGTGTTGCAGACATGCCGACGATGGCGATCCAGTATAATACTTCGAATAACTGTGACAACTTGATTCCAACCTCCTTTTTTAAAATATAAGAAATATTAAATTACCACTATACCTTGCTTATATTTCTACGAGAAATGGTTACCGTCCCTTTAAGGACGGCGAAGCCGTTCCTTCTTATTTTATCCATAGTATATCTGATTTACAGTAGTAAGCCAATATTTCTGGTGGAATGATTTGGAGTTAACATTTCCAAAATCATGTGACGATGATGGACAATCATCCAAGAAATAAGTTAGGTTTGCGAGTATGTTAAGGTATATCAGCCAAGTGGAGGTGGTAACATTGGCGGGAAGACAATTAGCTAGCAAATGGTTAAAGACTGAAGCGTTGTTGACGGATCGTAGGATTGTTCCATACATTCCTCATACGATGATATTATCCCCATCCCATTTACAGTACATGTTACGTAAATATCGGATGGTCGTAGTGAAGCCTATTGTAGGTGGAGGTGGTTATGGGGTTATTCGAATGACTAAAGATTCTAAAGGTTATACATTAACTCACTTATCTCAAACGATAAGACATACTCATTTTCATAATATATACCTTGCCTTGAATCGAATGAAGGCGCAACGTAAATATTTAATACAACAGGGTATATATCTAGCTACTATTAAGGGACGTCCAATTGACTATCGGGTAAAAATGGTGAAGGTTCATCGGCACTGGGTGTTTCGTTCTATGGTTGGCCGACTAGCAAAGCCAGGGTTATTTATTACTAATCTATGTAAGGGAGGAACACAGCTGACCTGTCTACAGGGCCTTAAAGCCTCAAGATTGCAAGGCTCTAGTCATCATAAGTGTCAAGAGATGAGAAAGCTTAGCATCATCTGTACGGGGATTATGGAGCGTCATTTTCCGGGAATAAATGAACTTGGATTTGACTATGGAGTAGATGTTAATAATCGGATATGGATCTTCGAGGTCAATACGAGACCACAATAGAAAAGTTGAATTTTAATAGTTTAATAATGGGTATAAAGGTTATTTAGTAGATATATGCCAAAATATGAAAATATATTTTGACATTTTTTGATAGTTTTTTAGCCTGTGTATAACAATTATCCACATTATCCACTGCTGTTTTACTGGCTTTAATGCACTTACCAACAAATTATACACAGGATTTCCACAATTGCTTGTGGATAAAGCGAACGCTTGTTCCGCTATCGATTGTTTGATATGATAGATTTAGGAAAAAAAGGAAAGGCTGTGAGGATGATGGCTATATTAAGTGATGAAATGTTGTTGGAATCTTACTATCTAGCAATAGATTTAAAGCTTGAGCATGATTTCATAACGTTGTTGCTAGCTGAAATACACAAACGCAGATTACAATTTCAACAACTGATCATGGTGTAATTAGAGCACCTTACCGTTGGTGGAACGTTTTCGCATTTTTATCAGACTTACGGAGGTGTCTCATACATTATTTACTTACATGATCTAACACACATAATAAGGGTATCCTAATTAGACGGCTGTAGTACAGATCGTCAAGCACAGGATACCCTATTTCTAATCTTTATGAATAAATATATATTTTTTACATTTTCATGTTGCTACTGTGACCTGGTGAAAGACGTGCATCAGGATCTAGGTACACTTTCGCATTATTAACAGCAGTCGGAGCCTCGCCAAAACCTACAGCAATAAGCTTCAGCTTACCAGGGTAAGTTGTAATATCTCCTGCAGCGAAAATTCCTGGGATATTGGTCTCCATTCGTGTATCTACTACGATTGAATTACTCTCAATAGAAATGCCCCATTCTGCAATAGGTCCTAATGAAGATATGAAACCGAAATTAATAATAACATCATCCACTTCGATCTCTTGTGTTTCCTTAGTCTTGATATGAGAAAGGGTTACTTTGGTGATCGTCTCTTCGCCGTGAAGTTCTACGATCTCTGTAGGTGTTATAATGTTCACCTTAGAAGCCATTAAGTTCTCAACACTGTGTTCATGCGCACGGAATTTATCACGGCGATGGATGAGTGTTACTTGTTCTGCGATAGGTTCAAGCATAAGCGCCCAGTCAACAGCAGAGTCACCGCCACCACTAATGAGTACTTTTTTACCTTTAAAAGCGTTGAGGTCATTCACGAAATAATGAAGATTACTTTTCTCAAAGCGATCTGCACCTTCTACTTCTAACCTACGTGGTTCGAATGCACCAACGCCAGCAGTAATGATAATGGCTTTGGAAGAGTATTTACCTTTATCCGTCGTTACAACAAAATGGCGTTCCTCTATCTTCTCTACGGCGATTACTTTTTCTTCAAGTCGCAAAGTAGGATTGAAATGCTCCATTTGCTGGTACAAATTATTTACAAGTTCTTGTGCAGTCACTTTAGGGAAACCAGCGACATCATAAATGTATTTCTCGGGATATAGCGCAGCAAGTTGTCCACCCAATTGTGGCATACTTTCAATAATGGTTACGGATGCTTGTCGCATTCCGCCATAAAATGCCGCAAACATGCCTGCTGGGCCGCCCCCGATAATGATCAAGTCGGACATTTCATCACCAGTGTGTGGGGATGTCATTAGGTAAAGCACCTCCATATATATGCGATTTAATTTATATAATCTTATTCATTATAATCGTACTGGCCTTATCTGCAAAGTTCGGGTGTACATAAACACATATAAAAAACATTTAAATATGTATTTTTTCGTATGAAATTGAGGTGGGAAGGCATTAAAGGTAGCATTCAGCATGAAATAACACTTGATCTTTTAACTGGAAATAGCTAGTATTTCAATAGTATGTTAAGTTGATGTTTGTCTATTTTCGAACAATTACTCTGTTATGAATATTATCATTGATATTTATTTTGATAAAATAGGAGTGAAAGTTTAAAATAAATGTGAGAAATGTCTCAATCACTGAATTGTGAAGCTTCTCAATCTATTAATGTGTATATTTTCACTAACCACATAGGCTACTTACTATAAAAGAATGAACTAGCTGTTTCTTACGTCTTAGTTCATTCTCTATATAGATATATAAAGAAAAAGAAGGATTTGGAAGGAGTAAAATTAGACCATGAGTAGCATTCCCAAAATAGTTATCCTTGGTGCTGGATATGGAGGAATCCTAACTGCACAGCGTCTTCAAAAAGAATTAAATTACAACGAGGCAGACGTGACGTTAGTTAACCGTCATGATTACCATTATATTACGACACATTTGCATATGCCAGCTGCAGGCACAGACAGCATCGAGAATACACGTATCTCCATTTCAAAGCTGATTGACGAATTTAAGATTGATCTTGTGAAATCCTCGGTAAAAGAAATTCGTCCGCAAGAGAAAAAGGTCATATTGGTGGACGGAACTCTTTCTT
The nucleotide sequence above comes from Paenibacillus sp. IHBB 10380. Encoded proteins:
- a CDS encoding MetQ/NlpA family ABC transporter substrate-binding protein, producing the protein MKKWTLGFVSIALVVALSACGKSDETTLKVGATVVPHAEILKHIKPQLEKEGIKLEIIEFTDYVQPNTQLYEKQLDANFFQHQPYLDVENNKRSMDLVSVTSVHVEPLGAYSKKYKSIDELPEGAKIAIPNDATNGGRALSLLAKSGLIKLQDENKVESKLSDITENPKKFVITENDAAILPRQLEEVDLAVINTNFVLDAGLDPVNDALIIEGKDNPYANILVARPDNKDSEAIKKLVDALTSDDVRKFIEDNYKGAVIPAF
- a CDS encoding SDR family oxidoreductase; protein product: MNGRVALITGSAKGLGKTTALALADQGCHIALNYVHSAAEAEQLRATIQAKGVQCIAVRADISDSKQLEELVDKVSQQLGSPDIVVNNAGPFIRERRLFLEYTQAEIISLIQGNLIGAMLLDHLVIPSMRKKNWGRIIHFGFGHAGEARAWPHRAVYAAAKTGLVSFTKTLAVEEAPYGITVNMVCPGDIRGMNKEKSIAEVEHVEDLETPRGRPGSGEDIARVIQYLCHKDSDFITGNIMDISGGLDPIRPWISNQG
- a CDS encoding NifU family protein; translated protein: MSENAQSTMYDEVLEVLDKLRPFLQRDGGDVELVDVEDGIIKLRLMGACGSCPSSTITLKAGIERALLEEVEGIQEVVQVF
- a CDS encoding YuzB family protein, whose amino-acid sequence is MRPIIEFCTNNMHFGTDEVMDKLESNPDYDVIEYGCLSNCGQCYMMPYAMVNGENVSANSSDELYNVIIEKIKEAEAWENLDLD
- a CDS encoding NAD(P)/FAD-dependent oxidoreductase → MRKLVVLGGGYGGLAIIQELLNNHLPEDVELVLIDRMPFQGLKTEYYALAAGTASDFDLRVSFPIHPKLTIKYGEITSIDLEGKRVLLSQSDIIEYDYLVIALGCTDRYHGIEGAEEYTRSIQTFSNTRQTYQQLNNVKPYGNVNIVGGGLSGVELAAELRESRPDLNIAILDRGNRVLSSFPSKLSVYVEHWFQSHDVATRSQISITRVEDGVLYNGDETILSDETIWTAGIQPVKVVQDLLIAKDPGGRVILNSFSQIPEYTDVYVIGDCASLPFAPSAQAAGAQAEQVAHVILALWRGETPKLNALHLKGTLGALGKKAGFGLMGKTSVMGRVPRILKSGVLWLSKRHLG
- the mqnE gene encoding aminofutalosine synthase MqnE, which encodes MSTLVTPFTDNKMTAIIEKVQNGERLSIEDGVYLYESDDILTLGQLANQVNLRKNGKKVYFIENMSLYFTNVCESYCAFCNFRKDQGEDGSYTLSGEEMVQYVDQHIHPGIREFHIVGGHNSHVPFQYYVDSLQTLTDHYPDVTLKAYTAAEIEFFTRISGLSTTEVLQSLQKAGLQSLTGGGAEILSDQYRQKMKVDKANVEQYLDVHRSAHQLGMKTHTTMLYGSIESHEDRIRHMVQIRELQDETNGFMVFIPLSMQPKNKNAGIMRRNSAYEDLKTIAISRLMLDNIDHIKAYFINIGAQLTQVALSFGASDVHGTIIKERISHAAGALTPEGLTRKELIWLIKGAGRIPVERDTFYNEIQVYE
- a CDS encoding HesB/IscA family protein, which gives rise to MINISETASDKLKVMLSEQELPNMFLRLGVQPGGCSGFSYAMGFDDDETENDLYMNVNDMKIVVDKESIKYLDGLEIDFEESGMSGGFTINNPNASATCGCGSSFRTAKDAGKPAAEGEC
- a CDS encoding YheC/YheD family protein, with the protein product MAGRQLASKWLKTEALLTDRRIVPYIPHTMILSPSHLQYMLRKYRMVVVKPIVGGGGYGVIRMTKDSKGYTLTHLSQTIRHTHFHNIYLALNRMKAQRKYLIQQGIYLATIKGRPIDYRVKMVKVHRHWVFRSMVGRLAKPGLFITNLCKGGTQLTCLQGLKASRLQGSSHHKCQEMRKLSIICTGIMERHFPGINELGFDYGVDVNNRIWIFEVNTRPQ
- the sda gene encoding sporulation histidine kinase inhibitor Sda; translation: MAILSDEMLLESYYLAIDLKLEHDFITLLLAEIHKRRLQFQQLIMV
- a CDS encoding NAD(P)/FAD-dependent oxidoreductase, with product MTSPHTGDEMSDLIIIGGGPAGMFAAFYGGMRQASVTIIESMPQLGGQLAALYPEKYIYDVAGFPKVTAQELVNNLYQQMEHFNPTLRLEEKVIAVEKIEERHFVVTTDKGKYSSKAIIITAGVGAFEPRRLEVEGADRFEKSNLHYFVNDLNAFKGKKVLISGGGDSAVDWALMLEPIAEQVTLIHRRDKFRAHEHSVENLMASKVNIITPTEIVELHGEETITKVTLSHIKTKETQEIEVDDVIINFGFISSLGPIAEWGISIESNSIVVDTRMETNIPGIFAAGDITTYPGKLKLIAVGFGEAPTAVNNAKVYLDPDARLSPGHSSNMKM